A region from the Rosa rugosa chromosome 6, drRosRugo1.1, whole genome shotgun sequence genome encodes:
- the LOC133713587 gene encoding late embryogenesis abundant protein At1g64065-like: protein MAEKKQEAYPFAPYANGQAMARSDAKSSRAHSDDELRRKKRIKCLIYIVVFAVFQIIVITVLALTVMRVKSPKFRIQAITVEELNTTSNPSLTMRFIAEVSVKNPNFGRYKYDQTSISFIYKGTQVGDAVVPQETARTKATRKTIVSGAVTTINSNLASDISSGSMTLSTYSKINGKVYLMNMIKKKKSAEMKCTMIVNLTTKQVHDIKCN from the coding sequence ATGGCAGAGAAGAAACAAGAGGCTTACCCTTTCGCACCATACGCTAATGGGCAAGCCATGGCCAGAAGCGATGCAAAATCTTCGAGAGCTCATTCCGATGATGAGCTACGCAGAAAGAAGCGCATCAAATGTCTAATCTACATCGTGGTTTTCGCTGTGTTCCAGATCATAGTCATAACTGTTTTGGCACTCACTGTCATGCGTGTCAAGAGCCCCAAGTTCCGTATCCAAGCCATCACGGTTGAGGAACTCAACACCACGTCCAATCCCTCGCTTACTATGAGGTTCATTGCTGAAGTTTCTGTCAAGAACCCTAATTTCGGGCGGTACAAGTATGATCAGACCTCCATTAGCTTTATTTATAAGGGCACCCAAGTTGGCGATGCTGTTGTTCCTCAGGAAACGGCTAGGACTAAAGCGACCAGGAAGACGATCGTGTCCGGGGCTGTGACTACCATTAATTCGAACTTGGCCAGTGATATAAGTTCAGGGTCTATGACGCTTAGCACGTACTCGAAGATAAACGGGAAGGTGTACTTGATGAAcatgatcaagaagaagaagtcagctGAGATGAAATGCACCATGATCGTTAATTTGACAACTAAACAGGTCCACGATATCAAATGCAATTAG
- the LOC133716994 gene encoding late embryogenesis abundant protein At1g64065-like, producing the protein MRDEEARRKRNRCLACIAFGVIAQTIIIVLFVVIVMRVKTPKVRLESVGVTTLTTGNSSFKADLNALVTVKNKNFGHYKFDSAKATFSYKGTDIGEGTISKDKAKAKKTKKINVTVSLNSNKITTSDISSGSVTLTAYAKLDGKVHLLNIIKKKKSSELNCTIHVDTKAKAVQVLSCK; encoded by the coding sequence ATGAGGGACGAAGAAGCTCGCCGGAAGAGAAACAGGTGCCTGGCATGCATAGCTTTCGGGGTGATAGCGCAGACGATAATCATCGTCCTCTTTGTGGTGATAGTCATGCGCGTCAAGACCCCGAAAGTCCGTTTAGAATCCGTCGGCGTCACCACTCTCACCACAGGCAACTCCTCCTTCAAAGCCGATCTCAACGCGCTTGTCACAGTCAAGAACAAGAACTTTGGCCACTACAAGTTCGACAGCGCCAAGGCGACTTTCAGCTACAAAGGCACTGATATAGGAGAGGGCACCATATCCAAGGACAAAGCCAAGGCGAAGAAGACCAAGAAGATCAATGTGACGGTGTCGTTGAACTCGAACAAGATCACAACGAGTGATATTAGCTCCGGGAGTGTGACGTTGACGGCGTACGCTAAGTTGGATGGTAAGGTTCATCTTCTGAACATtatcaagaagaagaaatcttCCGAGTTGAACTGCACCATACATGTGGATACCAAGGCCAAAGCGGTACAAGTTTTGAGTTGCAAGTGA